A segment of the Flavobacterium azooxidireducens genome:
TGAAAATAGACCAAATAATTAAAAAGCATATAGTTTACTTCGTAACCATAATCAATACCATTTCGGTAATCAATTTGCATTTCATATAGATTTGGATTAAAACGCTGTGGTTGCATTACTCTATTGTTATATTCAATCACCCAAATACGATTTCTTGATTCCATGTAGGTTTGAGAATGAAAATTTCTTGGCATGGCACGACTTAACAACCAAGAATTAAAGCCGGGCTCAATAATGATTATTTCATATTCCAACTCGTCATTGGCTATTCTCACTGTATCAGAAGTTGTAGATGCTATTTCATTTTGAGAAGTAGAAGAAACTTGTTTACCACTCGAACAAGCGTAAATTAAATAACATAAGAAGAATATAATAACTCCGTTTTTCATATTATAAAAGTACAAAAAATCAATGATTTATATACTCAATTAGTTTTATTTAACAAAAAACCACTCCGAAAGAAGTGGTTTTAAATTTTTATTTTTTGGGCTAAATTATTTACCAAACAATTTTCCTAATAGTCCACCAAAGCCACCTTTTTTATTAGCCGCAGCCATCGCATCTTGCATATCAACTTTGCCGTCTCCATTTTGATCGAGACCAAATTGACCACCATATTTAGTAATCATATCCATTAGGTTGGAATTGCCCGAACCGCCTGAAATTGCTTTAACTAAATCTGCAACATCAAATCCTTTTTCATTCGGATTTTTTGCTTTTCCTATTAATGAACCTAATATTTGTGGAATCATACTCGCAGCTACACCATTGGCAGCAGTACTGTCTAAACCAACTTTTTGTCCTAAATTTCCTGAAACTTGTTCAATAAGTTGTTTAACCACAGGATTTGAGGATGAACTGGCATTATTACCTTGAAAAAGTCCGGCTAATTGTTCGAGTTTTCCTTCGGATGCCATTTTTTGCAATCCTGAAAGCAGCGAACTTCCGGTTTCTTTCATTACTTTATCATTCAATTCGTTAGGAACAGCATTGTTTTTCACTACTGCTTGGTCTCCGAATTGTTGAACTAATTGTGTTAA
Coding sequences within it:
- a CDS encoding DUF6146 family protein produces the protein MKNGVIIFFLCYLIYACSSGKQVSSTSQNEIASTTSDTVRIANDELEYEIIIIEPGFNSWLLSRAMPRNFHSQTYMESRNRIWVIEYNNRVMQPQRFNPNLYEMQIDYRNGIDYGYEVNYMLFNYLVYFQQTYKQQLGGFSARI